One segment of Methanobrevibacter wolinii SH DNA contains the following:
- a CDS encoding histone family protein, producing the protein MGIAKAPINRIIKESGAERVSSDATDALVNYLEEEAADIAKKAIEYAKLAKRQTVKAEDIELAIKNE; encoded by the coding sequence ATGGGAATTGCAAAAGCTCCAATTAATAGGATTATTAAAGAATCTGGGGCTGAAAGAGTAAGTTCAGATGCTACTGATGCATTAGTTAATTATTTAGAAGAAGAAGCAGCAGACATTGCTAAAAAAGCTATTGAATATGCTAAATTAGCTAAAAGACAAACTGTAAAAGCTGAAGATATTGAATTAGCTATTAAAAACGAATAA
- a CDS encoding glycosyltransferase — protein sequence MNILHVVPSFVPCLAAGGVVNASYQIAKKQVELGHNVTVYTTDTCINRLKFENNYNVNQDGICVYYFKNISNSVKNKFTIDTPRGLKKHLKENIKNFDIIHIHEHRHSLAILTHKYAMKYNIPYIIQSHGSVLPFFQKQSIKNIFDRLWGFNILHDASKAFALTPIERDQYLKMGIKKENIEIVPLGINLEEYNHLPKKNNFKKKYDINDEKLLIFIGRLNKIKGLDLLIKAFNDFLKNTNLKVKLAIIGPDNGFEGNIRKLIKEYNLEENIILTGPLYKKDKLEALVDCDAFIMPSQYESFTTSGLEAMATSKPLILTECNHISTWVNNNCGLSCKYDIKSLSNAMNKLLNNKKLMETYGENGRKLIEKEYNWDNIVSKIIKIYGNIINENIKN from the coding sequence ATGAATATTTTACATGTAGTTCCATCATTTGTACCATGTCTTGCTGCAGGTGGTGTTGTAAATGCTTCATATCAAATAGCTAAAAAACAAGTAGAACTTGGACATAATGTTACAGTGTATACTACAGATACTTGTATAAATCGTCTTAAATTTGAAAATAATTATAATGTAAATCAAGATGGGATATGTGTATATTACTTTAAAAATATTTCAAATTCAGTTAAAAATAAATTTACAATAGATACTCCTCGTGGATTAAAAAAACATTTGAAAGAAAATATTAAAAATTTTGATATTATTCATATTCATGAGCATAGACATTCTTTAGCTATTTTAACACATAAATATGCTATGAAATATAATATTCCATATATTATTCAATCTCATGGTTCAGTACTTCCTTTTTTTCAGAAACAATCAATAAAGAATATTTTTGATAGATTATGGGGTTTTAATATACTTCATGATGCATCAAAAGCATTTGCTCTTACACCAATTGAAAGAGATCAATATTTAAAAATGGGAATTAAAAAAGAAAATATTGAAATAGTTCCTTTAGGGATAAATTTAGAGGAATATAATCATCTTCCTAAAAAAAATAACTTTAAAAAGAAATATGATATAAATGATGAGAAATTATTAATTTTTATTGGTAGATTAAATAAAATTAAAGGTCTAGATTTATTAATAAAAGCATTTAATGACTTTTTAAAAAATACTAATTTAAAAGTTAAACTTGCAATAATAGGTCCAGATAATGGTTTTGAAGGTAATATAAGAAAATTAATTAAGGAATATAATTTAGAAGAGAATATAATTCTTACAGGACCATTATATAAAAAAGATAAATTAGAAGCATTAGTTGATTGTGATGCTTTTATTATGCCTTCACAATATGAATCATTTACAACAAGTGGTCTTGAAGCAATGGCTACAAGTAAACCATTAATTTTAACTGAATGTAATCATATTTCTACTTGGGTAAATAATAATTGTGGTTTAAGTTGTAAATATGATATTAAATCATTATCAAATGCAATGAATAAACTATTAAATAATAAAAAATTAATGGAAACTTATGGAGAAAATGGGAGAAAATTAATAGAAAAAGAATATAATTGGGATAATATAGTAAGTAAAATTATTAAAATATATGGGAATATAATAAATGAAAATATTAAAAATTGA
- the udp gene encoding uridine phosphorylase — MDLRDKEGRMYHIQVKPGEIGEYVLIPGDPQRSKKIAKYFDNPKLIANNREYITYTGFINDTKVSVCSTGIGGPSTAIAIEELVACGAKTIIRVGTCGGIDLNVKTGDLIIPQAAIRMDGTSKEYAPIEFPAVADIDIINALVEASNNLNNEYHVGIIQSKDSFYGQHNPDRMPISEELKMKWEAWKKLGVLSSEMECSTLFTLGSFLHIRTGAILLAILNQERDTHNIDHKTYFDTENSIKTAIDAVKILIKKDNSM; from the coding sequence ATGGATTTAAGAGATAAAGAAGGTAGGATGTATCATATACAAGTAAAACCTGGAGAAATTGGAGAATATGTTCTTATTCCTGGAGATCCACAAAGATCTAAAAAAATAGCTAAATATTTTGATAATCCTAAATTAATTGCAAATAATAGAGAGTATATTACATACACTGGATTTATTAATGATACAAAAGTTAGTGTATGTTCAACTGGTATTGGTGGACCATCTACAGCAATAGCAATTGAAGAATTAGTAGCTTGTGGTGCAAAAACAATTATACGTGTCGGAACTTGTGGTGGAATAGATCTTAATGTAAAAACAGGTGATTTAATAATCCCACAAGCAGCAATAAGAATGGATGGTACTAGTAAAGAATATGCACCTATTGAATTTCCTGCTGTTGCAGATATTGACATTATAAATGCACTTGTAGAAGCAAGTAATAATTTAAATAATGAGTATCATGTTGGGATTATTCAAAGTAAAGACTCTTTTTATGGACAACATAATCCAGACAGGATGCCCATAAGTGAAGAACTTAAAATGAAATGGGAAGCATGGAAAAAATTAGGAGTTTTAAGTTCTGAAATGGAGTGTTCAACTTTATTTACTCTTGGATCATTTTTACATATACGTACTGGTGCTATACTTTTAGCTATTTTAAATCAAGAAAGAGACACACATAATATAGATCATAAAACTTATTTTGATACTGAAAATTCAATTAAAACAGCTATAGATGCAGTTAAAATTTTAATTAAAAAAGATAATTCTATGTAA
- a CDS encoding MarR family winged helix-turn-helix transcriptional regulator, with amino-acid sequence MSFDKFKEVDASKVPLGTYIQIISKAYSKYLNYKFNDIGLNSTQVNILFQIHFKYNLNQEEIAKRCNINKGAVARSLKKLEDEGYLIREVDEDNRRQNKIKLTEKGEKNFKKIKEISLNYESKVLENLDDKQIRELKKLLKSIAIETNKIKENRSK; translated from the coding sequence ATGTCATTTGATAAGTTTAAAGAAGTTGATGCCTCAAAAGTCCCTCTTGGAACATATATCCAAATAATTTCAAAAGCTTATTCAAAATATTTAAATTATAAATTTAATGATATTGGATTAAACTCAACTCAAGTAAATATCTTATTTCAGATACATTTTAAATATAATCTAAATCAAGAAGAAATAGCTAAAAGATGTAATATTAATAAGGGAGCAGTAGCAAGATCCCTAAAAAAACTTGAAGATGAAGGTTATTTGATTCGAGAAGTTGATGAAGATAATAGGCGTCAAAATAAAATAAAATTAACTGAAAAAGGAGAAAAAAACTTTAAAAAAATAAAGGAAATCTCTTTAAATTATGAATCAAAAGTTTTAGAAAATTTAGATGATAAACAAATAAGAGAACTAAAAAAATTATTGAAAAGCATAGCCATTGAAACAAATAAAATAAAAGAAAATAGAAGTAAATAA
- a CDS encoding SprT family zinc-dependent metalloprotease, translating to MRVVVCKNCGANFQIDDDEDINTYECSVCAGNLEYDDMYDSVDSNESIQKFNTSDFEKSYHIVQCTSCGLKFKINNNENINDYECSSCGGQLRYVEDYLNKTLNINTNESVSEEIPIENNEAPIDDYDDGYIYVDHSHDEDNNGYVDYDYYYDNSDLGLEEFDKTEFIDSNEEIYPEHTEKTYIEEPINDYIKEKDNDIISENNTLDDYYNINNNSDTILKTREDSLNYDILKDYIIESFKEKMMDIYNSQNLILEKKT from the coding sequence ATGAGAGTTGTAGTTTGTAAAAATTGTGGAGCTAATTTTCAAATTGATGATGATGAGGATATTAATACTTATGAATGTTCTGTATGTGCTGGAAACTTAGAATATGATGATATGTATGATTCAGTAGATTCTAATGAAAGTATTCAAAAGTTTAATACATCAGATTTTGAAAAATCATATCATATAGTTCAATGTACTAGTTGTGGATTAAAATTTAAAATAAACAATAATGAAAATATAAATGATTATGAATGTAGTAGTTGTGGTGGACAACTTAGATATGTAGAAGATTATTTAAATAAGACTCTCAATATTAATACAAATGAATCTGTATCAGAAGAAATTCCAATAGAAAATAATGAAGCTCCAATTGATGATTATGATGATGGTTATATCTATGTAGATCATTCACATGATGAAGATAATAATGGATATGTAGATTATGATTATTATTATGATAATTCTGATTTAGGTTTAGAAGAATTTGATAAAACAGAATTTATTGATTCTAATGAAGAAATTTATCCAGAACACACTGAAAAAACATACATAGAAGAACCAATAAACGATTACATAAAAGAGAAAGATAATGATATAATCTCTGAAAATAACACATTAGATGATTATTATAATATTAATAATAATTCTGATACTATACTAAAAACTAGGGAAGATTCATTAAATTATGATATATTAAAAGATTATATTATTGAATCATTTAAAGAAAAAATGATGGATATTTATAATTCACAAAATCTAATTTTGGAAAAAAAAACTTAA
- a CDS encoding tripartite tricarboxylate transporter permease, producing the protein MIDLIIACIFGILIGCITGLFPGIHVNTSGAIIYTLSPYLLNFISPEAICIFLASLAISHALLEFIPSILLGVPEESTALSILPGHRMVIEGRGKEAIRIVSIGGYGAIIITIITLPLFILILPNFHNISKPYLWLILILISIILIYKLNYNNKNRLWSLILFLLSGLIGWSVFETPLSSNLSLMATFTGLFGISTIIFSLNDDSIIPHQNQFFEVDLDKTKLKNIFLGGISGAILGFLPSFGPAQGGIIAQDISNTSDEDDDASNFLTVISGINTSDCLFSLISLYLIGNPRSGIAIYISYIIKKFTLNILIMFIGVSLTSVSLSLIFAILIGDKFINIIEKIDYMKTSKIAIFIMIIIVYIFTIINKGPLWYITILLISSTALGLIPHFQGVSKSHLMGVLIVPAIIIYFNMYY; encoded by the coding sequence ATGATAGATTTAATTATAGCATGTATATTTGGAATATTAATAGGTTGTATTACTGGACTCTTTCCCGGTATACATGTTAATACTTCTGGAGCAATAATTTATACATTATCACCATATCTTTTAAATTTTATTTCCCCAGAAGCAATATGTATATTTTTAGCTTCACTTGCAATATCTCATGCTTTACTTGAGTTTATTCCATCAATACTTTTAGGTGTTCCAGAAGAATCTACTGCACTTTCTATTCTTCCAGGTCATAGGATGGTAATTGAAGGAAGAGGGAAGGAAGCTATAAGAATTGTTTCAATTGGTGGTTATGGTGCAATAATTATTACAATAATAACATTACCTCTTTTTATATTAATATTGCCTAATTTTCATAATATATCAAAACCTTATTTATGGTTAATTCTTATACTAATATCAATAATTTTGATTTATAAATTAAATTATAATAATAAAAATAGATTATGGTCATTAATTCTATTTTTACTTAGTGGATTAATTGGTTGGTCTGTATTTGAGACTCCTTTAAGTTCAAATTTAAGTTTAATGGCAACATTTACAGGATTATTTGGGATAAGTACAATAATATTTAGTTTAAATGATGATTCAATTATACCTCATCAAAATCAATTTTTTGAAGTAGATTTAGATAAAACGAAGTTAAAAAATATATTTTTAGGTGGTATAAGTGGGGCAATACTTGGATTTTTACCTAGTTTTGGACCTGCACAAGGTGGAATAATTGCTCAAGATATTTCTAATACCTCTGATGAAGATGATGATGCAAGTAATTTTTTAACAGTTATAAGTGGTATTAACACTTCAGATTGTCTTTTTTCATTAATATCTCTTTATTTAATTGGAAATCCTAGAAGTGGTATTGCTATTTATATTTCATATATAATTAAAAAATTTACATTAAATATTCTTATAATGTTTATTGGGGTATCTTTAACTTCTGTTTCATTATCTTTAATTTTTGCAATTTTAATTGGAGATAAATTCATAAATATTATTGAAAAAATTGATTATATGAAAACATCAAAGATAGCTATTTTTATAATGATTATAATCGTTTATATATTTACTATAATTAATAAAGGACCATTATGGTATATTACAATTCTTTTAATAAGTTCTACAGCACTCGGGTTAATACCTCATTTTCAAGGAGTAAGTAAATCACATTTAATGGGTGTTTTAATAGTACCTGCAATAATTATTTATTTTAATATGTATTATTAA
- a CDS encoding acyltransferase yields MGFLNKIQKFKQKKYTNDVKNTCKSYGKNLKVNNKSIVNQNTILKDNVNFNGMLIQGKGKVSIGSNFHSGIECMIITDFHNYEGKAIPYDDTVISKEVEIEDNVWIGNRVIILGGVHIGEGAIIQAGSVVVSNIPKYGIAGGHPAKTFKYRDINHYEKLKKEGKFH; encoded by the coding sequence ATGGGATTTTTAAATAAAATTCAAAAATTTAAACAAAAAAAATACACAAATGATGTAAAGAACACTTGCAAATCTTATGGTAAAAACCTTAAAGTTAATAATAAAAGTATTGTAAATCAAAATACAATACTTAAAGATAATGTTAATTTTAATGGTATGTTAATACAAGGAAAAGGGAAAGTATCTATTGGTTCTAATTTTCATTCTGGTATAGAATGTATGATTATAACAGATTTTCATAATTATGAAGGAAAAGCAATACCTTATGATGATACTGTTATAAGTAAAGAAGTTGAAATTGAAGATAATGTATGGATTGGAAATAGAGTAATAATTTTAGGTGGAGTACATATAGGTGAAGGTGCAATTATACAAGCAGGAAGTGTTGTTGTAAGTAATATTCCAAAGTATGGAATTGCAGGAGGACATCCTGCTAAAACATTTAAATATAGAGATATAAATCATTATGAAAAATTAAAAAAAGAAGGAAAATTTCATTAA
- a CDS encoding MATE family efflux transporter, which produces MATENEKNKNIDIITGEPKKAIRKLSWPMMVSMLLIMLYNIADSIWVAGLGSDALAAIGFITPLFMILVGLGNGLGAGANSLIARYIGANNRTQANNSALHAIILSIIISLIVTVIMEVFMKPILVLMGAGSSINYGLDYGYIIFGALIIFVYSGVASAIFRSEGDMKRSTYSIAVTSILNIILDPIFIYILHMGIAGAAWATVISAAMSCIIMSYWFWVKKDLYLDLDFKNFNYQNKIVKDTFLVAVPSTLETVIFSILGIAINLMLSIVAGTAQVGVYTAAMRIVQLAMIPLMGIGTAEVTVSGVAYGARSYKNLKTSHSYSIKLGFLLSIILGAIMVIFSKQIALLFSYTSASASLAPKIATAVSILSLFVLAVPHGIMSSMMFQGVGKGINSLIITILRSLILESVCAYLLCFTFGFGLIGIYAGVVLGCFLGGTFGYIWAKLFIRDYKEELDNKYGNQNPN; this is translated from the coding sequence TTGGCTACAGAAAATGAAAAAAATAAAAATATTGACATTATCACTGGAGAACCTAAAAAAGCAATTAGAAAGTTAAGTTGGCCAATGATGGTTTCAATGTTACTTATTATGTTATATAATATAGCAGATAGTATTTGGGTTGCAGGATTAGGTTCTGATGCTCTTGCTGCAATTGGATTTATCACACCATTATTTATGATTTTAGTAGGTCTTGGAAATGGTCTTGGTGCTGGTGCAAATTCATTAATTGCAAGATATATTGGTGCAAATAACAGGACACAAGCAAATAACTCAGCATTACATGCAATAATTCTTTCAATAATTATTTCATTAATAGTTACTGTAATAATGGAAGTATTTATGAAACCAATACTTGTATTAATGGGTGCAGGAAGTTCAATAAATTATGGACTTGACTATGGATATATTATATTTGGAGCATTAATCATATTTGTATACTCTGGAGTAGCATCTGCAATATTTAGATCAGAAGGAGACATGAAAAGGTCAACTTATTCTATTGCAGTAACTTCAATTTTAAATATTATTTTAGATCCAATATTTATTTACATACTCCATATGGGAATAGCAGGTGCAGCATGGGCTACTGTAATTTCTGCAGCAATGTCTTGTATAATAATGTCTTATTGGTTCTGGGTTAAAAAAGATTTATATCTTGATTTAGATTTTAAAAACTTTAATTATCAGAATAAAATTGTAAAAGACACATTCCTTGTAGCAGTCCCATCTACACTTGAAACAGTAATATTTTCAATACTTGGAATAGCTATAAATTTAATGCTTTCAATAGTTGCAGGAACAGCACAAGTAGGAGTTTATACTGCTGCAATGAGAATTGTACAACTTGCAATGATACCACTTATGGGTATTGGAACAGCAGAAGTTACTGTATCAGGAGTAGCTTATGGTGCTCGTAGTTATAAAAATCTTAAAACATCACATAGTTATTCAATAAAACTAGGATTTTTATTATCAATTATTCTTGGAGCAATAATGGTAATTTTCTCAAAACAAATAGCATTATTATTCAGTTACACATCAGCAAGTGCATCACTTGCACCGAAAATAGCAACAGCTGTAAGTATATTAAGTCTTTTCGTACTTGCAGTTCCTCATGGAATCATGTCATCTATGATGTTCCAAGGTGTTGGTAAAGGAATAAATTCATTAATAATAACAATTCTCAGATCATTAATTCTTGAATCTGTATGTGCATATTTATTATGTTTCACATTTGGATTTGGATTAATTGGAATATATGCAGGTGTCGTTCTTGGTTGTTTCCTTGGAGGAACATTTGGTTATATCTGGGCAAAATTATTTATTAGAGATTATAAAGAAGAATTAGATAATAAATATGGAAACCAAAATCCAAATTAA